The Blautia luti nucleotide sequence TCACTTCCCTGCTATCCACTGGCTCACCAGCTACAGTGAATATCTGGAAGACCTGACACCATGGTACAGAGAACACGTTTCCCCGAAATTCGTGGCAGACAGAAACCAGCTCATGGCAATCCTGAATCAGGAGAGTTCCCTGATGGAAATTGTGAAACTGATCGGTAGTGACGTTCTTCCGGACGACCAGAAACTGACATTGGAAATCGCCAGAGTTATCCGTCTGGGATTTCTCCAGCAGAACGCTTTCCACGCAGAAGATACCTGCGTACCAATGGAAAAACAATTCAAGATGATGGAAACGATCCTCTACCTTTACGAGAAATGCCGTGCACTCATCAACCGCGGAATGCCGGTTTCCGTATTGAAAGAGGGCAATAACATCTTTGAAAAAATTATTTCTATTAAATATGATGTAGCAAACAACCAGCTTGATAAATTCGACCAGTACAAGCAGGATATTGATACTTTCTATGACAATATAATGGAGAAAAACGGCTGATGCCGAAAGAGTTATGATTCGTAGGTATCCAGAAGCCAGAAACAGATTTCATGTGAACCATACTGACTTGTCTGCTTATATGAAATCCAGCTATGAATCGTAACAGAGAGGAGAAGTTTATGGCAATTGAATATTTAGGCTTAAGCGAAATAAACGGACCTCTGGTGGTCCTGGAAGGTGTCAAGAATGCCTCCTATGAGGAAATCGTAGAATTCCACATGGACGACGGGACTCGCAAGATCGGCCGTATTATTGAGATTTATGAGGACAAAGCTGTTATTCAGGTTTTCGAGGGAACTGACAGCATGTCCTTAAGCAATACCCACACAAGACTGACCGGACATCCAATGGAGATCGGGCTTTCTCCTGAAATCCTTGGACGTACTTTCAACGGTATCGGCCAGCCGATCGACGGTCTGGGAGATATCACCCCGGAAGTCAAGTTAAACATCAACGGTCTGCCGCTGAACCCGGTAGCTCGTGAATACCCACGAAACTATATCAACACCGGTATTTCCGCAATTGACGGACTGACCACTCTGATCCGTGGTCAGAAGCTGCCGATCTTTTCCGGAAATGGTCTTCCGCATGACAAACTGGCTGCACAGATCGTACAGCAGGCATCTCTGGGTGAAGGCTCCGATGAAAAATTTGCCATTGTTTTCGCAGCAATGGGTGTTAAATACGATGTCGCAGAATTTTTCCGCCGTACTTTTGAGGAGAGCGGTGCTGCAGACCACGTAGTCATGTTCCTGAACCTTGCCAATGACCCGGTTGTTGAGCGTCTTCTTACACCGAAGATTGCCCTCACTGCCGCAGAATATCTTGCATTTGAAAAAGGAATGCACATCCTGGTCATCCTGACAGATATCACTTCTTTCTGCGAGGCCATGCGAGAGGTTTCCTCCTCCAAAGGTGAGATTCCATCCCGTAAAGGTTATCCGGGTTATCTGTACAGTGAACTTGCAACCCTGTACGAACGAGCAGGTATCGTAAAAGGCAAACCGGGTTCTGTAACTCAGATTCCGATCCTGACCATGCCAAACGATGACATCACCCACCCGATCCCTGACCTTACCGGTTACATCACTGAGGGCCAGATCGTTCTGGACAGACAGCTTCACGGACAGGCAATTTACCCGCCGATCAACGTACTGCCGTCCCTTTCCCGTCTGATGAAAGACGGTATCGGTGAAGGCTACACCAGAGCCGACCATCAGGACGTAGCAAACCAGCTTTTCTCCTGCTATGCAAAAGTTGGAGATGCCAGAGCCCTTGCTTCTGTTATCGGTGAAGATGAACTTTCCCCACTGGATAAACGTTATCTGGTATTTGGTAAAGCTTTTGAGAGCGAATTTGTCGGCCAGTCCGAAACAGAGAACCGAAGCATCACCGAAACCCTTGATAAAGGCTGGGAACTTCTGGGACTTCTTCCGAAGGAAGAACTTGACCGAATCGATACGAAGATCCTCGACAAGTACTATCACGAAACAGTACGCTAAAAGAAGCGAGGTGATTGAATGGATCCGAATACCTTTCCCACCAAGGGAAACCTGATACTTGCCAAGAACTCACTGAAACTTTCCCGTCAGGGCTATGAGCTGATGGATAAGAAGCGTAATATCCTGATCCGTGAGATGATGGAGCTGATCGATCAGGCAAAAGATATCCAGACACAGATTGACGTGACTTTCCGCACCGCCTATGCCGCACTGCAGAAAGCCAACATGGAGATCGGTATCGCCTTTGTTCAGCAGATTGCGTGTACAGTTCCCATCGAGAACTCTATCCGCATCAAAACCCGAAGCGTTATGGGTACAGAGATTCCTCTTGTGGAATATGACAAAACAACCAACACTCCTACCTATGCCTACTACAGCACCAAGATGTCCCTGGATGAAGCCAAGGCTGCCTTTGAAAAAGTAAAAGAGCTGTCCATCCGTCTCTCTATGGTGGAAAACGCAGCCATCAGACTTGCCGCAAATATCAAGAAGACACAGAAACGTGCAAACGCTCTGAAGAATATCACCATTCCAAAGTACGAAGCACTGACCAAAGACATCCAGAATGCTCTGGAAGAGAAAGAACGTGAAGAGTTCACCCGTTTGAAAGTAATTAAACGAATGAAGCAGAAATAATCTTAAAGTAAATATCAAAATATTCTAAAGCAGTTAGATGGATATTTCATCATCCATTTAACTGCTTTTACTTTTCCCGATCACAATAAGCGTGATATTGAGTGTGGAAAACCCTTGTGGAAAGTTATCCCCAGGCCATTTTGTTTTGTGTCTGTCCCATCCCCATCGGTCATTTCTATGTGGAAATTTCTCCTCATCCACATCTGGATTCTTTTTTTATCTCCTGTTGTATATTTCAGTATAATATCTTTTAGAATATTCTGATTATTTATCTGTATATCGCTATATTTTGTCTTTTACAGACAATATTATATGTTTTTTAGAATATAGAAAAGTCAATAGATTTTTCTATTTTTTTGTCCTGAAATGTCGATTTATCATTTTACACAAAACATTTGTTTCTTTTATTTTTATGTAAATCAAGTATTCCACACACATAAAATGTGGATAATGTGGATAACTTTGTGTATAACTTTAATTTACGGGCTTTTTCAGATATCCGGTATGTGGATAGAGTGTGTAATACTTTATCCACTTTTCCCATCTGTCGACATTCTTTGTGCAATTTGTCGAAACGGCTAAAAAACTGTCATTCCAGCCCGAAGAAGCGCACAAAAAAATCCCTATCTCAACAGATAAGGACTTCTTTTGTATTCTGTATTTCTATTATTCCATAAATGTTCCGATTGCTGCCGGCTGCTCATAATCATAATTGGAAATCTTAATTCCTGTAGCAGAACCGCTGGCATGAATGATCTTTCCATCACCAATATAAAGTGCTACATGGTCTACATATCCGTGTCCATAGAATACCAGATCACCAGGCTCGATCTGACTTACATCTTTCTTAGTGGAAGCAGCACACTGATCTGCTGCCACACGTGGAAGGCTGTACCCGAAGTTCGCGAACACAGACATTACAAATCCTGAACAGTCTGCTCCGTTTGTCAGGCTTGTGCCGCCATATACATAAGGATTTCCCTCGAACTGTAATGCGAAATTTACCAGTTCCTGCCGCTTGGCCACACGCTGGGCTTCCGCTTCTTCTGCTGCCTTTTTCTTCGTCTCTTCCACAGACTGCTGAATGGCTTCCAGAGCCGCTGCTTTCTCCTGCTCTGCTTTCTCTGAAGCTTTCTGTGCTTTCTCTACCCTGCGTTCCTCTCTGACCTGTGCTGCCTCTTCCTCTTTCTGCATGAATTCCTGAGTCTGCTCTTCTGTCTGCTTCGCCAGAGCACTGGCAAATACGCTTACACTGCCGGTTGCATCTTCCGGATCAGTGATCTCGCTTCCAGAGGCATCCCCCTCAGTTACATCACTGTCAGTTATATCACTTCCATCAGAGAAAAGCTCTGCGCCATCTGTCTCCACTGCCCATACTCCCTGAGCCGGTGCACAGACCATCGTGCTGATCACTGCTGCAAGTATCACTTTTTTTATCTTATTTCTCATGAAATTCCTCTCTTGTAATTGTTACACTTTTGTTACATGGTTATGTATGTTAACATAAGAAAGGAGATTTGTCAAACCAAAAAGGAACTGTTCACAGAATTTTCATCTGTAAACAATTCCCTGTTTTCGCCTTTTTATCTGTTTGTAAGCAGATAGTCCTGCACAGAAGCCACCGTATTGGCTCCATCTGCCACTGCAGTTACCACCTGGCGGAGTTTCTTGGTGCGGATGTCTCCGGCTGCGAAGATTCCCGGTGTTCCTGTGATCCCTTCTTCACCTGCAATAATATAGCCGTGTTCATCCAACGGAACGATTTCTTTAAATCTCGCTGTATTCGGGATGATCCCTATTGCTATAAATACACCGTCTGCAGGGATCACCGACTCACTGTTATCTTTCACATTCCGGATCTTCAGGCCAGTCACACTGTCCGTGCCCTGTATCTCCACTGCCACGCTGTCCCATACCATTTCAATATTCTCCGCAGCTGCCAGACTGTCCTGAAGGATCTGATCTGCCCGAAGTGCATCACGTCTGTGAACCATATAAACTTTCCGGCAGATCCTGGACAGAAAAAGGGCATCTTCTGCTGCAATATTTCCGCCGCCAACTACAACCGCTGTCTTGTCCTTAAAAAATGCCCCGTCACAGGTTGCACAATAAGAAACTCCCATTCCGGAAAACTCCTGCTCTCCCGGGATCTCCAGCATTCTGTGGCTGGCTCCGCAGGCAAGCACTACAGTTCTGGCTCTGTATTCGTTCTTTTTCGTACGGATGATCTTCTCTGCTCCTGTATCTTCCACTGCAAGCACATTCTCCCGCACAGGAGAACCCCCCAGCTTCTGCGCGTGATTCTCGAAAGCTTCTCCCAGATCCATTCCGCTGATCCCCGGAAGTCCCGGATAGTTATCTACCTCATAGGTATTCTGGATCTGTCCGCCCACTGTGAACTGTTTGTCCAGCCACAGAATTTTTAGCCTGGCCCGCGCTGCATAAATGACTGCACTGATCCCCGCCGGTCCGGCTCCCAGGATCGCTATATCATAAATCTCTGACATTTTATACCTCCCGCCTGTTTCCTGCTCTGACTGTAATCTGTATGCAGGAACCTGCATTTCGTAAAATTTACTATTAACTATGATAGCATACTCCCTCTTCTTTTCCAATAAGATAGTAAAAACAGCCTCTGAGGTTTGTATGAAGATCCTGAAAAAAATTATCGCCCTGTGTCTGGTCTTTTGTCTGGGACTTGGACTGGGCTGCCTGTCTGAGTATCCATTTACCGAGAATTCGCGTTTCGAAGCATTCACGGAAAAGCTGTTCCGTTCGGAAGTTTCCGGCAATGCCCTTTCCCTCCATTATACTCTGGCTGATCCTGCTTCCCGTGGAATTTCCACCCAGAATATTTCCCTTGGTACTGTAAACACAGACTTTGAAGAAACTGCCGCTCTCTGCGCTGAATATGAAAAAAAGCTGAAAGGTTTTGCCTATTCCAAACTCTCCCGGGATAACCAGCTAACTTTGGATATGCTGCTTTTGTATTTCCACACCCGAAGTACACTGGGGGAAAATTACCTGCTGGATGAACCGCTGGGGGCCAGTCTTGGCATTCAGGCACAGCTTCCTGTACTTCTGGCAGAATATGCTTTCTATACTGAGAAAGATATTTCTGATTACCTGAAGCTCCTTGGCACTATTAAGCCATATTTTCAGAGCATCCTGGAATTCGAGAAAAAGAAATCGCAGGCAGGTCTTTTTATGAGTGATACTTCTCTGGACCGGATCCTTACCCAGTGCCAGGCCTTCATTCAGGACCCGGATGCCAATTACATAGATGAGATTTTCGCACAGAAGCTTCAGACTCTCGGAAGTTTAAAAGATGAAGACCAGACCATATTGTGCACCTGGCATCATAAGCTGATCCTGGAACAGGTGATCCCTGCCTACCAGAATCTGATGGCCGGGCTGGAGAAGCTTCGGGGAACCGGCCAGACCAGCAGAGGACTGGCATATTTTCCCGGAGGCAGGGAATATTATCTCTATCTTCTGAGAACCCAGACCGGCTCCTATGTTCCTGTCAAACAGATCGAACAGCGCCTTTCCACCCAGCTTATGAATGATTACGAACAGATCCGTTCCCTGATCCGGACAGATTCCTCACTGATCTCCTCTTTAAGCAGATACACCGGCACTATCACCCTTACTCCTGCCCAGATGCTTGAAAAACTTCCTGCACTGATGGCAGAGGATTTCCCTGCATTAAACAATGTTTCCTACGAAATCCGCTACGTACATCCTTCTATGAAAAAGTTCCTCAGCCCTGCCTTTTATCTTACTCCACCTATTGATACCCAGACTCCCAACGTGATCTATATCAATCAGTCAGACCGGACTTCCAGTCTGGAACTTTTCGGAACACTGGCCCACGAAGGATTCCCCGGACATCTTTATCAGACGGTTTCTTTTGCCAGAAGCACTCCTTCCAGCATCCGTTATCTGATCACCTCGCC carries:
- a CDS encoding V-type ATP synthase subunit B, producing the protein MAIEYLGLSEINGPLVVLEGVKNASYEEIVEFHMDDGTRKIGRIIEIYEDKAVIQVFEGTDSMSLSNTHTRLTGHPMEIGLSPEILGRTFNGIGQPIDGLGDITPEVKLNINGLPLNPVAREYPRNYINTGISAIDGLTTLIRGQKLPIFSGNGLPHDKLAAQIVQQASLGEGSDEKFAIVFAAMGVKYDVAEFFRRTFEESGAADHVVMFLNLANDPVVERLLTPKIALTAAEYLAFEKGMHILVILTDITSFCEAMREVSSSKGEIPSRKGYPGYLYSELATLYERAGIVKGKPGSVTQIPILTMPNDDITHPIPDLTGYITEGQIVLDRQLHGQAIYPPINVLPSLSRLMKDGIGEGYTRADHQDVANQLFSCYAKVGDARALASVIGEDELSPLDKRYLVFGKAFESEFVGQSETENRSITETLDKGWELLGLLPKEELDRIDTKILDKYYHETVR
- a CDS encoding V-type ATP synthase subunit D; the encoded protein is MDPNTFPTKGNLILAKNSLKLSRQGYELMDKKRNILIREMMELIDQAKDIQTQIDVTFRTAYAALQKANMEIGIAFVQQIACTVPIENSIRIKTRSVMGTEIPLVEYDKTTNTPTYAYYSTKMSLDEAKAAFEKVKELSIRLSMVENAAIRLAANIKKTQKRANALKNITIPKYEALTKDIQNALEEKEREEFTRLKVIKRMKQK
- a CDS encoding C40 family peptidase, with the translated sequence MRNKIKKVILAAVISTMVCAPAQGVWAVETDGAELFSDGSDITDSDVTEGDASGSEITDPEDATGSVSVFASALAKQTEEQTQEFMQKEEEAAQVREERRVEKAQKASEKAEQEKAAALEAIQQSVEETKKKAAEEAEAQRVAKRQELVNFALQFEGNPYVYGGTSLTNGADCSGFVMSVFANFGYSLPRVAADQCAASTKKDVSQIEPGDLVFYGHGYVDHVALYIGDGKIIHASGSATGIKISNYDYEQPAAIGTFME
- the trxB gene encoding thioredoxin-disulfide reductase → MSEIYDIAILGAGPAGISAVIYAARARLKILWLDKQFTVGGQIQNTYEVDNYPGLPGISGMDLGEAFENHAQKLGGSPVRENVLAVEDTGAEKIIRTKKNEYRARTVVLACGASHRMLEIPGEQEFSGMGVSYCATCDGAFFKDKTAVVVGGGNIAAEDALFLSRICRKVYMVHRRDALRADQILQDSLAAAENIEMVWDSVAVEIQGTDSVTGLKIRNVKDNSESVIPADGVFIAIGIIPNTARFKEIVPLDEHGYIIAGEEGITGTPGIFAAGDIRTKKLRQVVTAVADGANTVASVQDYLLTNR
- a CDS encoding DUF885 domain-containing protein — protein: MKILKKIIALCLVFCLGLGLGCLSEYPFTENSRFEAFTEKLFRSEVSGNALSLHYTLADPASRGISTQNISLGTVNTDFEETAALCAEYEKKLKGFAYSKLSRDNQLTLDMLLLYFHTRSTLGENYLLDEPLGASLGIQAQLPVLLAEYAFYTEKDISDYLKLLGTIKPYFQSILEFEKKKSQAGLFMSDTSLDRILTQCQAFIQDPDANYIDEIFAQKLQTLGSLKDEDQTILCTWHHKLILEQVIPAYQNLMAGLEKLRGTGQTSRGLAYFPGGREYYLYLLRTQTGSYVPVKQIEQRLSTQLMNDYEQIRSLIRTDSSLISSLSRYTGTITLTPAQMLEKLPALMAEDFPALNNVSYEIRYVHPSMKKFLSPAFYLTPPIDTQTPNVIYINQSDRTSSLELFGTLAHEGFPGHLYQTVSFARSTPSSIRYLITSPGYIEGWATYVESYAYQYAASLMPDAGSETASAAVTLAWLNRSMNLCIYSLIDLGIHYSGWDQARTAAFLKAFGITNTSTVSEIFQYIVETPGNYLKYYLGYLNFLDLKNKCSQKSSDNFDLKDFHRQILEIGPVQFPVLEKYMN